The nucleotide window cctttgagttttagggggaggtatttaatggcatgaaggTCGTCGCCGCGgtccatatgaatatggagaatgaagtcttcgatccataccgcgggatcagttgttccatcatatgattcaatatttacgggtttaatcCCTCCTGGGAATTCGTGATGCATTACTTTgtcagtgaagcaaagagggtgtgcggcacctctatatcGGGTCTGCGGCATTCGGCCCGtgcatgactaggtttgtcacatCCGGATAAATAGCCGTCGacacgtgtcgaggcacgtcctcatGATCTGTAAATCAATCTGGTATATCCTGCTCTATTGTTTAGGTCCTGCTGAAGGTCATATGTGTGACCACGAGCTATTTTATCTCTGCCTTTAtaatgaggcggggcgggctggtattcggcttgagttgccgctttatcccgaccatgtggtggtcggtcagccccGTTGCGTGATTATGGGCTCCAGTGCCTCAttatcgaactgaggtagcaatttgcgcttcgggtaacttttggctGGGCGCTTAATGTTGTATTCTTCGGCTACTAGGACATTGGTCCATCTATTGtttagcagatcttgatcagcttgaagctactgctgcttcttcttcaggctccttgcagtggctattagctggcgcttaaagcgctcctgcttgAGGGGTTCCTCAGACACGATGAAatcctcgttgccgaggctcacctcatcctcgaagagcggaagataattactgtcctctgaGTCTTCGCTTATGGCCTATTCATtggggctaacttgcccatcttcccgttcttCTTGTTCAGAAGTTGcttcaacggggtcttcattatCTTTGGCACCGTCCGGAGTATTATCTTCTCCTGTGTCGGTATTGCTATCTTTTGCACGACGTGACTTAGAGCAGTGCCGCTGACGTCGACGCTTAGGCTGTGTCccaggaggtttatcctcgatTGGATCTTCTTTGTCGTCGTCGTTAGGttctttaggtgtatccaccatgtacacgtcgtacgAAGAAGTgaccgtccagcgtccggtgaacgacGGGTTTTGGCCATGCTCCTCatctgcatcgtcgtccataccgtcgatgtcttcggagccgtaatcaagcatatcggttaagtcttcgacaatggctatgaagtgggtggcgggtagGAAGCGAAATTCCCTGTCATCAGCTTTTAGTTCGAACcagatatagttcggctgtgaatCCCCCGCTAAGGATAGATTTTTTAATGAGTTCAGCATGTCGCCTAAAgacgagtgctggaagatgttcGCGGCGCTGAATTCGGCGAACGAAGACCGATCCTGCTCGACATACGCGGACGCACATGGTTCGGACCTTATGGCCGAAAACGAGTCCGAGGTTCCGGTGACACAGACATCACCGGAGGTTAGGTCCGTGTGCGGCTTTAACGCCGTGGAGTCTGTGGCTTCCGTGGTGGGGTCGAGCttcccgtcctcggatggcgcgatctgctccggatctaaggccagagcggttacaggtGCAATTTCCTAGGTATGGCCCAATGACAgatctaagtcatgttcatcgaggtgacGGGGAGCGACTACCCTGgtctcgaatccatcgaagatcaagtctccgcggatatttgtgacgtagttcaagctcccaaatctgacctggtggccaggggcttagctttcgatctgctccagatggccaagcgagttggcccgcagtgcgaagccgccgaacacgaagatctgtccgggaaggaagacttccccttggacagcgtcattgtagatgattgaaggagccatcaaaccttttgatgacggcacagtggaactcccaatgaaagcaccaatgtcggtgtcaaaaccggtggatctcgggtagagggtcccgaactatacgtctaaggtcgatggtaacaggagacagggggcacaatgtttacccaggttcgggccctctctatggaggtaataccctacttcctgattgattgatcttgatgaatatgagtattacaagagttgatctaccacgagatcgtaatggctaaaccctagaagtctagcctgtatgactatgatcGAATATATATTGATCTGGACTaagccctccagtttatatagacaccggaggggactagggttgtacaaggtcggttacagagaaaggaatcttcatatttggttgccaagcttgccttccacgccaaggagagtcccatccggacacgggagagagtcttcgatcttgtatcttcagagcccattagtccggcccatgtccaacaggccggacgcccgaggaccccttagtccaggactccctcacccccctttccttccctagGGCTGGCCAAACAAGGGAgagggcgcaccagccccttgtgggttGATTTGTCCCCTcctttggcccataaggcccataacttgcCGTGGGGTACccgaaaccccttccggtgacccggtTCCTTCCCGGTAcgtcccgaaacacttccgatgtccaaataccatcgtcctatatatcaatctttacctctcgaccatttagagactcatcgtcatgtccgtgatctcatccaggactccgaataacattcggtcactaaaacatataactcatataactatatcgtcaacgaatgttaagcgcgcggaccctacgggttcgagaactatgtagacatgaccgaggcacctctccggtcaataaccaatagtggaaactggatgcccatattggctcctgcatattctacgaagatctttattgtttgaactgttatgacaacatacgtaattccctttgtctatcggtatgttacttgcccgagattcgatcgtcggtatcttcatacctagttcaataccGTTACCTGCAAGTtgctttactcattctgtaatacatcaccttgagactaactccttagtcgtttgcttgcaagcttatgatgtgtattaccgatagggcccagagatacctcttcgatactctgagtgacaaatcctaatctcgatctatgccaactcaacagacaccttcggagatacctgtagagcatcttcataatcactcagttatgttgtgacgtttgatagcacacaaggcattcctccggtatccgggagttgcataatctcatagtcgaaggaatatgtatttgacatgaagaaaacaatagcaataaagctgaacgatcattatgctaagctaacagatgggtcttgtccatcacatcattctcctaatgttgtgatctcgttatcaaatgacaacacatgtccatggtcagaaactttaaccatctttgatcaacgagctagtctagtagaggcatactagggacatgggatttgtttatgtattcatacatgtatttaagtttccgatcaatacaattctagcattaataataaatcttcatcatgaaataaggaaataaaaaataaaatttttattattgcctctagggcatatttccctcAGTATCCCCATTGAAATCTGTTTAGCATCTTGAATTCTCTCCTTGTGCACTAGTTTACATCTTTCCCGCCACAAATACCAAGACGTAATGGCAATCATCTCCCGAATATTCTGAAACCCCATAATAGATAAATCTTGGTCAGGCATGTGCAACAAAAAACCGAGGACCGCCTCTCCGGCACGATCAACTTCACAAGCTTGACCAATGATCTCGTCTAAGCCAAGCCTTCTCCACCTCTTTTGCCTTGAGCGATTAGAAACAGCGTGAAACAAAAAATAACATGGTTGCAACGATATTTGTTGCACATAACCATGTACTGTATCGCgtcaatttttcagaaaaaataAATCAAGATTAGAAAAGGTTAAtaaattttaaaaaaagttcatcatttttgaagaAAAGTTCACAAACTTGAAAAAGTTTATCAATTTTCAAAAAgtgttcatcaaatttgaaaagatattcgtagatttgaaaaaagttcatggatttttttaaatacaaatttgaaaaaagttcattactttgaagaaaagttcatccaatttggaaaaaagttcatcaaattttaaaaaaaaatcatgaaagttggaaaaagttcattgaatttgaaaaaagttcagcGAGTTTagaaaaagttcattgatttgaAGAAAAAGTTCACGACATGTAAAAAATCATCAAGCcaggaagaagaaaaagaaaagataaaaaacgaaaacgaaaaaaacaataaacaaaaaacaaaaaaggaaaaaataaagtAAAATGTAAGATGAAATAAGAAAATTCGTATAAGATGTTAGTTAATAGGTCGGGCGTGGTGGCGCTGTGGTTACTCTCTGTTATCTCGTATAGTGGCTTGCAGCGCCAAAGAGGATCGCCACGCTGTAATGCCACATTTTTTTGGAGCTATAAATCGTAGCCTGTCGCTACCTTCATGGGCTGCCACACAGAGCGGCAGCTAGGAGAGCTCCCGACGTCTCGCTTAAGGCAGCCGTCAGATTGGGCCGGCCCAGCGCGGATATTGGCCTGCAACGTTTTTTCTTCCACTATTTTCTTTCACATTTTTGcatttttatttttcatattttttacTTATGTTTGTACTTCAAAATAGTCTGGATATATCTATTATCAAAATCACTTTATATAAGAAAGTTTAAAATGGTTATCATGCATTTACAAAATGTTAAATGCGTATagaattttgaaaaaaattacaATGCATATAGAAAATATAGATAGACAGGTACAttagttttttattttatttgaaAATGTTAATCACGCAATTAATTTTTTTGAATGTGTATAATTTTTTTCTAATTTATAAAAAAATTCTATACAAGAAGTGTACAATGTGTATGTCCATATATATTAATAGGACACATTTTATCTACCATTGGTGGTAGTTACCACCACTTGAGTTTGTATATTGTATGTATTATCAATCAAATCGGAGAGTATGTATGTGTAGTAGGCAGTATATAAGAATGTTTAGGTATTATATATGCTACTTTTTTCGTAGCATGTATCATATTTTGTCCTTTTACGTACAAGTATATATGTATTTCACAAATATAATAAAAATCATGGGCCAACATGCAATTTTTTCATGCAATTCAGTTTCAAGTATCTTGTATAGAGTATATCAACATACTTACAATGATAAAATAGTATAGATACTACCACATGATAGTATATTAAGACATGCGGGGTAACTACCCCTAGGTGATAGGATatattcttcaccccctctattttaccatcaatgcacctaATTTTAcattccgtaagttttgtcttatttccgacatAAAAATATatcgtaagaaaatatataatcgttgtaaaaaatatttcatgttatgtaaaattacaaacgtaaaaacatagtgtaaaatatacataaactgcaaattttcttgtctcatgacatatatttttattttttgtagcaaattttacatagtgaatcaataggaatataactatttgaattccaaatgtaatttaattacgaagtgatcgtaagattacctcgggtggaaaataacttattctgcacacCGGGTGGAAAATAACTAATAGTGTGCCAAATTTAAATAAATTAATCATGCTTTTAGAAAATGTTaaatatgtatatataaaatCTTTCTAATGTATACAAAAAATAACCAATTTTTACAGAAAAAGTAGACATGAATTATTATTTTTAAATGTTAATCATGTTTTCCAAGATGTTAATCATGTTTATGAAAAATGTTCCTACTGTAGAAAAAAATTTACAATGCCTATAGAATAAATAGACGTCAAAAGATATAAGTTGTCAAAATTGGTAATCAcatatttgaaaattttaaaatgtatacaaaaaatgttccAAATTTACAAATTTGTATGAAAAAGGTAGACATAAAAACATATGTTAGaaaatattaatcatgtatttacAAATTTTTCGTGCGGTTTATGAAATTGTATATTACAATAAAAATGCTTAGCTTGTTGAAAAAATGTTGACCTTGTATTCAAAAAAGTGTTCATAACATGTATTGTAAGAAAAATGTACATCTTGTACTTGAGAAATGTAAAGTGTGTGTCAAAGAAAATGTTTCACGTATACACCGAAAATGTACACTATGCACTGAAAAAATTAGATATGTGttgaagaaaaaggaaaaatgatGAAAAGCGACAAAGAAACATAAAGAAAGCAAAGAAAAACGAGAAAAAAACAGAGGAAACCAAAGTATAACAAAGGAAAAAGATTTAAAATCAGGGAAGAAACAAAAAAATGAAGACGAAAAGAGAGCAAGAAACCGGCAAAAAGCCAGCGCAGAAAAGGAAAGGAAACAAAGGAATCAAAGAAAATGGGAGAAGACTAACGAAAGAAACAAAAAActaaagaaaaaaagaaaaaaaataaaaaaaaataaagaaacaCACTCGGTTTAAACCGGTAAAGAAATGAAGAAAACCGATGAAAAATAATATAACCGAAGGAAAAGTGAAGGACAAAAGTATAAAACCATTGAAGAAATAGAGAAAcccaaaagaaaaagaagaaaaaacaaaGCACGCAAGCGCAACGTTTAGTTAAACGAATGGACCGCCCGACTACTGTAGCGTGTAGGGAACTGCTTCAGGAGAGACGGTTGATGCTCTCGCTATAAACAAGACTAGTATGTATGCATGTGCAATTCATGGAGTGATTAAAGAAAAAAGAAATTCTCCCGCAATTGTTTTTAATATTATATAAAAAATTGTATGTAGACATTTTCTTTGCAGGAAAAGTTTCAAtttattcatcttcaatcatgacaGTACAACAAACAccagaaataaaaattacatccagatccgtagaccacctagcgacgactacaatcatgaagcgagccgaaggcgcgtcGCCATCATCGCCCCTCTATCGCTGGAGCCGGGCACAACGTTATAGTAGACAGTCGGGAGGtcatcgtgctaaggccccataggaccagcACCCCAGAATAGCAACCACCGTCGATGAAGAATAACGTAGATCGGAAGGATCCAAACCAAAGACACACGAACGTAGATGAACAACGacgagatccgagcaaatccaccaaagatagatctgccagagacacacctccacacgcccaccaaTGATGCTAGATGCACCGCCGGAATGGGGGCTAGGCGAggagacctttattccatcttcagggagccgccgccgcctcgccttcctgagcaagacacaaaccctaacaagatTGAAAAAAACGACTAAAAACGGAGCTCTCCCCGACGGCCCTTGCCAGAATCCATCGCGCCTCCATGGCCTTAGGGCCACCGGAGACGAGGCGGACCTGTGCCGGCATCGGCGAGAAGCACAAACCCTAACTTTATTTCTTGGAGGAGAAGGAGGCGGCTGCTGGCATGTAGACATCTAAAATACTTTATGTTAATCTACTTTCTTTTTCTCCCCGTTCTCCTTCGAAATCATCTTATCTGGGTTGAAGTCATCATGCACCCTAGCGGTATAtggcacatgaggcatcatataTGGGCCTTTTTTTGTCTGGAAGGTCTACACGAATGTTGTAGAACACAGTAGAGGCGACATATGTCTATTATTCATGGCGAATCCGGCTGATCTTAGCCTTTGTTTTTGGAGGCTAATGGTTATGATTGATGCTCTACATCCATTTCGAAACTGATACACTATATAGATAGTATAGATATAGTTCCTAAATTGTGTGGCTTCTAACCATAACACTATAAGTAGAAGTGCGGCGTTTCGCTGCCCAGACCCATCTGCCATCGGACAGGAAAAATTTCAAAACaaatactagaaaaattcaaCAAATTCCAATCTTTTTTGTGTAGTAGATAATTTGATGCATGATGTTCGCTccaattttcagatcatttgaaTATCTGAGTAActctcagcaaaaaagacaaatcgggTCAGAACAGTGCGTGAACAGTAAACTTTTTTACAGACCCCGAATTTGTCTTTTTGCTAAGAGCTGCTCAGATGTCGAAATGATTTGAAAATTAAAGCGAacctcacgcatcaaattatctaccacactcgtttcaaaaaaaaattatcTACCACACacaaaaaatttgaatttttttgatattttttagtatttgttttatttttttcgtcaGCGTGGGTGCAGATGAGCCTGGACTCAAAAATGAATTATCCTATAAGTGCTAAATAGGATATGGCATAACTCACTTCAATTTGTTTCCTACCAAAAGTTTTTTTTTCGACAGGAACTCTGGGAATTGTATTAAAGATTTTTTGGACTTGCCATTCTCTGTACCAAAAGATATTTTAGTGAATCCTGTCCTCTAAGAAGAAATTGGGTTGGGTTAAAACCTGAGGGGACATGGGCCGATCCCACTCGCATTTCTCGCATGACCCCCTTCGCAGGCCAAGGCCGTATCCCCCCGCTGTCCGGATCATAAAATGGTCTAGAGAAATAGCCCGAAAGCCCACCTCCCTGCAGGTCCAGCCGCACGgcaaaaaaatattatttttggctAAAAAAacatttctcaaaaaaaaaaatcgATCACGGCACCACGGCCACTACCCCACGTTTCATTTCTCCCCTCTCACATGCCCCTCACCACCAAATCAATCAAACGCGGACTTCCTCCCTGAGACGCACGCACCGCACCTCACCGCCCCGCGTCGCGAGATCTCAAATCCCCGATCCGACCCCACCGGCGGCGATGGCCGGCAAGGAGCTGAGCGACGAGCAGGTTGCGTCGATGCGGGAGGCCTTCTCCCTCTTCGACACTGACGGCGACGGCCGCATCGCCCCCTCGGAGCTCGGCGTCCTCATGCGCTCCCTGGGTGGGAACCCGACGCAGGCGCAGCTCCGCGACATCACCGCCCAGGAGAAGCTCACGGCGCCCTTCGACTTCAAGCGATTCCTCGAACTCATGCGCGCCCACCTCCGCCCGGAGCCGTTCGACCGCCCGCTCCGCGACGCCTTCCGCGTCCTCGACAAGGACGCGTCGGGCACCGTCTCCGTCGCGGACCTCCGCCACGTCCTCACCTCCATCGGCGAGAAGCTCGAGCCCCATGAGTTCGACGAGTGGATCCGCGAGGTCGACGTCGCCGCGGACGGCACCATCCGCTACGACGACTTCATCCGCCGCATCGTCGCCAAGTAGTGGGTTGATCCGTCTCCCAGCCTGCTCAGACTTCTTCGTATTTAATAACTCCTCCTTCGCGTGATTTTATTTCGTATCATCTCATCTGATCTGCTGCGCTTCTGTTTTGTGCTTTGGTTTCGTTGTGGTTCCCCAACCGCCCTAGGGTTTGGATAAAAATGGTGTGATTATGGATTAATGGATCTGTCCGATGGTATTGCAATGTAAAGCATGGATCCTGTTACTTTCTGTGATTGATTGATTGCTTAATCAGAAACCAGTGAAATGCGCCAGTTTATGCATTCATGTTAATACAGCCTATGATTTGTTTTTCTTGTAATTGATGGCATCTTATAATTTCTGATGCTAGCACAGGAGAAATGGATTTATTATGGAGTTGTAGGACCTCTGCCGTTGGCATAATTTGTTTTTGCCGGGAGGGTCATTCTTGTTTTACTTGATCGGTTAATACCATGTGGCTGTTGACAGGCCTCTCTTGAATTTATTGCCACGCAACAATAAGGTTGTTGGAATTTAGGCATATTAGAGCTATAAATATACTGTGAAATCGGTCACACAATCCAATCTATGGTTCAGTTACCTACAATATTACGAACTCTGTCTAGTTTTGCTGGGTCATTGATTGATCTTGGTTTTGCTACACTCACATCCCAGTGCTTGCCTTTTTCACAGTAAGTACTTTAGTGTAACCCTATTAGTTCAATACGTTGTCATGCCTGCTTTAAATCTTACTTGGGATGGTAAGGTTCTGGATCAAATTGAGACATATGTAGAGCAGCAGAGCTATAATCTAATAATATCTGCAATATAACATTTCACAAGCCAGTATTTTCAGTTTACCTGCAATATTATGAATTTGTTATGGTTTCACTGGATCAACCTTATTTTGTAATCAGACGGTAATGACGTCACTTCAATAAGCTGAGTTGTTTTAGTAACCAATATATATTTTATGCTTAGAAGAGTTCAGTCTACTCGGAAACTTACCATCTGTTTATACATATTCCTTATTTGTCACTGGAACTTTCTGGACTCCATATTTGCCACCCATTGTATGAGTGGCACGTGCGGTGCTGTAATGTCATTGACACGTGTCGGAATCGTGTAAATTTCCAGTGGCATATAAGGAATTATATTACCAGTTTGGTATATGTTCTCTCGGAGCTTGTCCATGCTCATGAATATTGCCATGATCCATGAACCACCTCGCTAGCTTCTAACCAAAATATTCTGTGCATATGGCTTGATTTGTATAAGTCTGTGTTGTTGATCCGTGGTAATGAGACCTATGTGCATTTATGTTTGGCGTACTACTTCTTATTGAGGCAAACTACCTTCTGTTGTTAGTTTACACCAAGGGCAGCCGCTAATGTTCTTGTAGGTGGCATTAGGTGTAGGCTTCAGTTGTTGAAGGGACCAAAATCCGGCTCTGTTAAATGTATAATATACATCATATGCAATGCATGAATCCTTATGTTGAGAATCTTTCTGCGCAGTTCAGATTTTTTGCTATGTTTTATTTAGAAATGAAAATTTATGATTGGTTGTGTTCCCCTGTGTTCAACAAAGTTCAAAGGATGTAAAAATGACTGTTCATTTATCCAACATGTGATTCTTGCTGCACCAACCACCTCTGTTCTTCATTTGTAAGTTATATTGCTGAATCTCTGGTAGACCTTGTTAAATCACTTGCTGCTCACAGGTCGCAGCTAGCCATACATCTTGGAATAGATAAGCTGCTTGTTTGCCCTAGCTTCTGTTCAAGGCCTCTGATATGTTTGGTATATAGACGATCTGCATTCAGAATATTCGCTGTGGAATCACATCCATTGGCTGTGTTTGCTGTTTAATCGTTCATCGCGCTGCAATTATGAACTATCTGCATGTCTTATCAGCGGCATAATGCGTGTCTCTTGTTTTTCTTCATATTCTATCACATTTCTCTGATAGCAACTTGTGAGAGGACCAGACACAACCCTTCTCTGAACCAGAATGAAGCTATACTTGATTTTCCACGTGCTCTTCTCAGAAAGTTCGGGGTTGTGTTTGATGGA belongs to Triticum urartu cultivar G1812 chromosome 7, Tu2.1, whole genome shotgun sequence and includes:
- the LOC125517957 gene encoding probable calcium-binding protein CML7, whose amino-acid sequence is MAGKELSDEQVASMREAFSLFDTDGDGRIAPSELGVLMRSLGGNPTQAQLRDITAQEKLTAPFDFKRFLELMRAHLRPEPFDRPLRDAFRVLDKDASGTVSVADLRHVLTSIGEKLEPHEFDEWIREVDVAADGTIRYDDFIRRIVAK